From Symphalangus syndactylus isolate Jambi chromosome 17, NHGRI_mSymSyn1-v2.1_pri, whole genome shotgun sequence, one genomic window encodes:
- the ZNF235 gene encoding zinc finger protein 235 isoform X2 yields MTKFQEAVTFKDVAVAFTEEELGLLDSAQKKLYRDVMLENFRNLVSVGHQSFKPDMISQLEREEKLWMKELQTQRGDRNQNEMPTLHKAGLRCFSLGELSCWQIKRHIASKLARSQDSMINIEGKSSQFPKHHDSPCQVGAGESIQASADDNCLVNHIGDHSSITENQEFPTGKVPNSWSKICLNETQNYQRSCKQTQMKNKLCIFAPYVDIFSCISHHRDDNIVHKRDKVHSNSDCGKDTLKVSPLTQRSIHTGQKTYQGNECEEAFNDSSSLELHKQVHLGKKSPACSTHEKDTNCSSGIPVQQSVRTGKKRYWCHECGKGFSQSSNLQTHQRVHTGEKPYTCHECGKSFNQSSHLYAHLPIHTGEKPYRCDSCGKGFSRSTDLNIHCRVHTGEKPYKCEVCGKGFTQRSHLQAHERIHTGEKPYKCGDCGKRFSCSSNLHTHQRVHTEEKPYKCDECGKCFSLSFNLHSHQRVHTGEKPYKCEECGKGFSSASSFQSHQRVHTGEKPFRCNVCGKGFSQSSYFQAHQRVHTGEKPYKCEVCGKRFNWSLNLHNHQRVHTGEKPYKCEECGKGFSQASNLQAHQSVHTGEKPFKCDACQKRFSQASHLQAHQRVHTGEKPYKCDTCGKAFSQRSNLQVHQIIHTGEKPFKCEECGKEFSWSAGLSAHQRVHTGEKPYTCQQCGKGFSQASHFHTHQRVHTGERPYICDVCCKGFSQRSHLVYHQRVHTGGNL; encoded by the exons aTGACCAAGTTCCAG GAGGCAGTGACATTCAAGGATGTGGCCGTGGCCTTCACTGAGGAGGAGCTGGGGCTGCTGGACTCTGCCCAGAAGAAGCTGTACCGAGATGTGATGCTGGAGAACTTTAGGAACCTGGTTTCAGTGG GACATCAGTCCTTCAAACCAGATATGATATCCCAGTTGGAGAGGGAAGAAAAGCTTTGGATGAAGGAGCTTCAAACCCAAAGAG GAGACAGGAATCAAAATGAGATGCCAACTCTTCACAAAGCAGGATTAAGGTGCTTTTCACTGGGAGAGCTTTCATGCTGGCAAATCAAGAGACACATTGCGAGCAAATTAGCCAGAAGTCAAGACTCTATGATAAATATTGAAGGAAAGAGCTCTCAGTTCCCCAAGCACCATGATTCCCCCTGTCAAGTGGGAGCAGGAGAATCTATTCAAGCTTCTGCGGATGACAACTGTCTAGTGAATCACATAGGGGATCATTCCAGTATCACTGAAAATCAAGAATTTCCAACTGGGAAAGTTCCGAATTCTTGGAGTAAAATATGTCTGAATGAGACACAGAATTATCAGAGAAGTTGTAAGCAGACTCAGATGAAAAACAAATTATGTATATTCGCTCCATATGTTGACATTTTCAGTTGTATTTCACACCACCGTGATGATAATATAGTGCACAAAAGAGATAAAGTTCATAGCAATAGTGATTGTGGTAAAGATACCCTAAAGGTATCACCTCTTACCCAGCGTAGTATTCACACAGGACAGAAAACCTACCAGGGTAATGAATGTGAAGAAGCCTTCAATGATAGCTCCAGTCTTGAACTTCATAAGCAGGTGCACTTGGGAAAGAAGTCTCCAGCGTGTAGTACACATGAGAAGGACACCAATTGCAGCTCAGGTATTCCTGTTCAACAAAGTGTTCGTACTGGAAAAAAACGCTACTGGTGTCATGAATGTGGTAAAGGTTTCAGTCAGAGCTCAAATCTGCAAACTCATCAGAGAGTCCACACAGGGGAGAAACCCTATACATGCCACGAGTGTGGTAAGAGCTTTAATCAGAGCTCACATCTTTATGCTCATTTGCCTATTCACACAGGAGAGAAGCCCTATAGATGTGACAGTTGTGGGAAGGGCTTCAGTCGTAGCACAGATCTTAACATTCATTGCAgagttcacactggagagaaaccttataaatGTGAGGTGTGTGGGAAGGGCTTCACTCAGAGATCACATCTTCAGGCCCATgaaagaattcacactggagagaaaccatacaaatgtgGGGATTGTGGTAAACGCTTTAGTTGTAGCTCAAATCTTCATACCCATCAGAGAGTCCACACTGAAGAAAAACCATACAAATGTGATGAGTGTGGTAAGTGCTTTAGTTTGAGCTTTAATCTTCATAGTCATCAACGAGTCCACACAGGAGAAAAACCATATAAATGTGAAGAGTGTGGTAAGGGTTTTAGTTCAGCCTCAAGTTTCCAGAGCCATCAGAGGGTccatacaggagagaaaccatTTCGATGCAACGTGTGTGGTAAAGGCTTCAGTCAGAGTTCATATTTTCAAGCACATCAGAGAGTCCACACTGGAGAAAAACCATACAAATGTGAAGTGTGTGGGAAGCGCTTCAATTGGAGCTTGAATCTTCACAATCATCAGAGAGTCCACAccggagagaaaccctacaaatgtgaagagtgTGGTAAGGGTTTCAGTCAGGCCTCAAATCTTCAAGCCCACCAGAGCGTCCACACTGGGGAAAAACCATTCAAGTGTGATGCATGTCAGAAGCGATTCAGTCAGGCCTCACACCTTCAAGCCCATCAGAGAgtccacactggagagaaaccatataAATGTGACACTTGTGGTAAGGCCTTCAGCCAGAGGTCAAATCTTCAAGTCCATCAGataattcacactggagagaaaccatttAAATGTGAGGAATGTGGGAAAGAATTCAGTTGGAGTGCTGGTCTCAGTGCCCATCAGAGGGTCCACACGGGAGAGAAACCCTATACGTGTCAGCAGTGTGGGAAGGGCTTCAGTCAGGCCTCACATTTTCACACACACCAGAGAGTCCACACTGGAGAGAGGCCTTACATATGTGATGTCTGTTGTAAGGGCTTCAGTCAGAGGTCACATCTCGTCTACCATCAGAGAGTCCACACTGGAGGGAATCTGTAG
- the ZNF235 gene encoding zinc finger protein 235 isoform X1 has product MTKFQEAVTFKDVAVAFTEEELGLLDSAQKKLYRDVMLENFRNLVSVGHQSFKPDMISQLEREEKLWMKELQTQRGKHSGDRNQNEMPTLHKAGLRCFSLGELSCWQIKRHIASKLARSQDSMINIEGKSSQFPKHHDSPCQVGAGESIQASADDNCLVNHIGDHSSITENQEFPTGKVPNSWSKICLNETQNYQRSCKQTQMKNKLCIFAPYVDIFSCISHHRDDNIVHKRDKVHSNSDCGKDTLKVSPLTQRSIHTGQKTYQGNECEEAFNDSSSLELHKQVHLGKKSPACSTHEKDTNCSSGIPVQQSVRTGKKRYWCHECGKGFSQSSNLQTHQRVHTGEKPYTCHECGKSFNQSSHLYAHLPIHTGEKPYRCDSCGKGFSRSTDLNIHCRVHTGEKPYKCEVCGKGFTQRSHLQAHERIHTGEKPYKCGDCGKRFSCSSNLHTHQRVHTEEKPYKCDECGKCFSLSFNLHSHQRVHTGEKPYKCEECGKGFSSASSFQSHQRVHTGEKPFRCNVCGKGFSQSSYFQAHQRVHTGEKPYKCEVCGKRFNWSLNLHNHQRVHTGEKPYKCEECGKGFSQASNLQAHQSVHTGEKPFKCDACQKRFSQASHLQAHQRVHTGEKPYKCDTCGKAFSQRSNLQVHQIIHTGEKPFKCEECGKEFSWSAGLSAHQRVHTGEKPYTCQQCGKGFSQASHFHTHQRVHTGERPYICDVCCKGFSQRSHLVYHQRVHTGGNL; this is encoded by the exons aTGACCAAGTTCCAG GAGGCAGTGACATTCAAGGATGTGGCCGTGGCCTTCACTGAGGAGGAGCTGGGGCTGCTGGACTCTGCCCAGAAGAAGCTGTACCGAGATGTGATGCTGGAGAACTTTAGGAACCTGGTTTCAGTGG GACATCAGTCCTTCAAACCAGATATGATATCCCAGTTGGAGAGGGAAGAAAAGCTTTGGATGAAGGAGCTTCAAACCCAAAGAGGTAAGCATTCAG GAGACAGGAATCAAAATGAGATGCCAACTCTTCACAAAGCAGGATTAAGGTGCTTTTCACTGGGAGAGCTTTCATGCTGGCAAATCAAGAGACACATTGCGAGCAAATTAGCCAGAAGTCAAGACTCTATGATAAATATTGAAGGAAAGAGCTCTCAGTTCCCCAAGCACCATGATTCCCCCTGTCAAGTGGGAGCAGGAGAATCTATTCAAGCTTCTGCGGATGACAACTGTCTAGTGAATCACATAGGGGATCATTCCAGTATCACTGAAAATCAAGAATTTCCAACTGGGAAAGTTCCGAATTCTTGGAGTAAAATATGTCTGAATGAGACACAGAATTATCAGAGAAGTTGTAAGCAGACTCAGATGAAAAACAAATTATGTATATTCGCTCCATATGTTGACATTTTCAGTTGTATTTCACACCACCGTGATGATAATATAGTGCACAAAAGAGATAAAGTTCATAGCAATAGTGATTGTGGTAAAGATACCCTAAAGGTATCACCTCTTACCCAGCGTAGTATTCACACAGGACAGAAAACCTACCAGGGTAATGAATGTGAAGAAGCCTTCAATGATAGCTCCAGTCTTGAACTTCATAAGCAGGTGCACTTGGGAAAGAAGTCTCCAGCGTGTAGTACACATGAGAAGGACACCAATTGCAGCTCAGGTATTCCTGTTCAACAAAGTGTTCGTACTGGAAAAAAACGCTACTGGTGTCATGAATGTGGTAAAGGTTTCAGTCAGAGCTCAAATCTGCAAACTCATCAGAGAGTCCACACAGGGGAGAAACCCTATACATGCCACGAGTGTGGTAAGAGCTTTAATCAGAGCTCACATCTTTATGCTCATTTGCCTATTCACACAGGAGAGAAGCCCTATAGATGTGACAGTTGTGGGAAGGGCTTCAGTCGTAGCACAGATCTTAACATTCATTGCAgagttcacactggagagaaaccttataaatGTGAGGTGTGTGGGAAGGGCTTCACTCAGAGATCACATCTTCAGGCCCATgaaagaattcacactggagagaaaccatacaaatgtgGGGATTGTGGTAAACGCTTTAGTTGTAGCTCAAATCTTCATACCCATCAGAGAGTCCACACTGAAGAAAAACCATACAAATGTGATGAGTGTGGTAAGTGCTTTAGTTTGAGCTTTAATCTTCATAGTCATCAACGAGTCCACACAGGAGAAAAACCATATAAATGTGAAGAGTGTGGTAAGGGTTTTAGTTCAGCCTCAAGTTTCCAGAGCCATCAGAGGGTccatacaggagagaaaccatTTCGATGCAACGTGTGTGGTAAAGGCTTCAGTCAGAGTTCATATTTTCAAGCACATCAGAGAGTCCACACTGGAGAAAAACCATACAAATGTGAAGTGTGTGGGAAGCGCTTCAATTGGAGCTTGAATCTTCACAATCATCAGAGAGTCCACAccggagagaaaccctacaaatgtgaagagtgTGGTAAGGGTTTCAGTCAGGCCTCAAATCTTCAAGCCCACCAGAGCGTCCACACTGGGGAAAAACCATTCAAGTGTGATGCATGTCAGAAGCGATTCAGTCAGGCCTCACACCTTCAAGCCCATCAGAGAgtccacactggagagaaaccatataAATGTGACACTTGTGGTAAGGCCTTCAGCCAGAGGTCAAATCTTCAAGTCCATCAGataattcacactggagagaaaccatttAAATGTGAGGAATGTGGGAAAGAATTCAGTTGGAGTGCTGGTCTCAGTGCCCATCAGAGGGTCCACACGGGAGAGAAACCCTATACGTGTCAGCAGTGTGGGAAGGGCTTCAGTCAGGCCTCACATTTTCACACACACCAGAGAGTCCACACTGGAGAGAGGCCTTACATATGTGATGTCTGTTGTAAGGGCTTCAGTCAGAGGTCACATCTCGTCTACCATCAGAGAGTCCACACTGGAGGGAATCTGTAG